ACTGTTTGACGAACGCGCCATTGTCGTAAGTCGCACCGAAATAGACGTCGATGCGCTTCACCTTGTCGCCGTCGAAGACGAAGAACTCGGTATTGCGAAACGTCTGGCCGCCCTTGGCGACGCAACGGTAGGTGACGAAGGCCTCATCGCCTTCGACGAAAATCCGCTCCAGCTCGTGCCGTTCGATCCAGTCGCTGTTCTTCCAGCACCGTTCGAAATAGGCCGGCTTGTCGATGTTGTCGTCGTAGGGGCTAGTGAAGCGGAAATCGTCGCTGAGCGCGTCCTCGACGAATTTGCGATCGCTGGCGAGATAGGCCGCAAAGATGGCGCGGATCATATCCGCCCTGGTGCTGGACGCCATTCAACGCTCCTCCCTCAGGACTCTTTCGGCACCATCTGGAAATACGGCTCCGCCTCGCTGCGCACGCGCGCGAACGAGGGACGCGCCTTCAGCCGCTCGAAATAGGCCGCAAGGTTCTTCTGCGTTTCCTCGAACGGCACCACCATGCTGCCGTAGAACAGCGTCGGCGCGGCGGCGCAATCGGCGAGGCTGAAATCCTCGCCCATCGCCCAGCCACCATTTGCCATCTGCTGCTCGATCATGGCGTAGGATATCCGCAATTGCGCGCGGGCTTCCTCGACGCCGAGCGGATCCTTTTTGTCCACCGGCCGCATCCGGTCCAACATGATCTTCTGCATCGGCAGATGCACATAGAGATCGTAGAAGCGGTCGCGCAGCCGGGTCTGCAAGGCGCGAGCGGGATCATCCGGGATGAACCGCGTCTGGCCGCGATAGTTCCGGTCGAGATATTCGACGATGATGCTGGATTCCGGCACGGTCTCGTTCCGCGCCTCGTCGCGCAGCACCGGAAACTTGCCTATTCCCCACAGCTTCACCAGCGCGGCGCGCTCGGCGGGATTGCCGAGATTGACCAGGTTCGGCGTGAACGGAATGTCGTTCTCGTACAGCCCAATCAACGCCTTCCAGCAGTACGAGGCCAGCGGGTGGAAATACAGGGTGAGCGACATGGAAAAACTCCCGGTGTAACAAGACGGCCGGCATTCGCATGCGCCGACATTTGAGCCAAAGATTATTTTGCCGCTGATGGCACGTAGCGCAGGATCACGATGCCGGTCGACAATGGCCGGCTGTCGATCAGCTTCAGCCTGAGCTTTTCGCCCGGCTTGAACAACGGCGTTCCGCCGCCGAGAATGACCGGGTTCACCGCGATGCGGAACTCGTCGATCAATCCGTGCGGGATCAGGTGTGATGCGAGATCGGCGCTGCCGAACAGGAAAATATCCTTGGTGCAGTCGCGCTTCAGCCGGGCGACGGTCTCGGGGACGTCGGCGCTGAACAGCTGCGTGTTGTTCCAATCGGATTTCTTCACCGTGCGGGAGAAGACGTATTTCGGCGCGGCATTCATGAAGTCGGCGATTTCGCCGGTCTCGCTCGGCCAGTGATTTGCCATCAGTTCGTAAGTGACCCGGCCGAACAGCAATCCGCCGGCAGCATTCAACTGCTCGATCGACAATTGCTCCAGCTCCTCGCCCCAGACGTCCAAATGCCAGGAAATGTCGCGGTTCGGACCTTCGACGAAACCGTCCAGCGTCATCAGATTCCACATGATCAACTTCGCCATCGCGGCACCTCCCTCAAACTGATTGCGTTTTGCAACTGGTTGTATCCTGAGACAACCGGTGCAATATTGCAAGCAGTTTTTTTGAGGGCGCCTGACCGCCCCGTCTGGAACCGAACATGACCGACACCAGCCGCTCCGGCTGCCCGATCAATCTCTCGCTGGAAGTGCTCGGCGATAAATGGAGCCTCTTGATCATCCGCGACATGATGTTCGGCAACCGGCGGCATTTTCGCGAGCTGCTGACCAAGTCCGAGGAAGGCATCTCCTCCAACATTCTCGCCGACCGGCTGAAAACCCTGCTCGACGAAAAGATCATCACCCGCGAGGACGATCCCACGCACAAGCAGAAGGGAATCTATTCGCTGACGGAACAGGGCATCGAGCTGTTGCCGGTTCTCGCGCAGATGGCGGCCTGGGGTTACAAATATCTTCCCGTCAGCGAGGAACTCGGCATTCGCGCGCGGCTGCTCAGCGAGGGCGGCGCGAAGATGTGGGCGGAGTTCATGGACGAATTGCGCGAGAGCCATCTCGGCGTGAAGCGGCGCAGGCGAACGGGCCCGTCGGTCGGCGAGCGGCTGCAGGCGGCTTATGAGAAGGTGGTAATGAAGAGGGTGCAGCCTTGAGCCGACACCATTGCGGAAGCAGGCAATTGGATGAATTTGAATGATCTCTATGTGAAGATTCGACGCGCGACTGCTCACACTCTTGTTTTGCAAGATGGCGAGAAGATCAGCGAGGGAAGTGGATTTTGCTTTCTCCCAACCGGCGAGGTTCTAACAGCCGCACACACGATAGCAGGAGGGTTTCCCGTTCGGGATGGAGAGGTAGATAGTCCAAATAGAAGGATTGTGGTGCGCCTGTTTGAGCAAAATATAGATATGATCTACAAGCCGGCCGTCTGTCCTATCCAAATCTCATTTCAGAGCCTAAGTATCAAGCCACTCCAACTAGATATCGCAATAATCGTCCCGGCTGAATCATCACCACAGACGAAATTCGAACATCTTGTGGCGGATACGAACCCGGTTCTACTCGGTGACGAGATGTACTTTGGAGGTTACTCGGACGAGGTGGAATTTCCCTTCGCATTCGATCGCAATATCGACAGTGCCGTAGAGGGCATGGACGCATTTCGCCGTCAATTTGGCCATGGGATTAAGAGACTCATGGCAGGACCTATGATTAAACACGGGACAGTTGGCAACGTTGTATTGGCGACTGCTGGGTTCAGCGGGGCGGACTTATTGAACGTGACGGCATTCTATCTTGATAACCAGATTCATTCTGGCGCCAGCGGCGGTCCAATTGTATCTCGTCAAGGGAGAGCCAAAGGCATCATCTTAAGTCGCTCGCTAACGACGGCCGGTCAAGAAGACGGGGCAAATCTTCAGGTGCCGTCCGGATCTACTTGGGGGATTTCATTAGACGTACTTAAAACACTACAGAAAAAATAGCTGCGAGCGAAGGGACTACTTAGTGTCCGCTTTGCTCACCTGATTCACGCGCAATAGCCACATACGAGCCCCATCTTCTTACTATCTCCGCCGCGCCCTCCATCGTCGCCTCGAACACCGGCGACGCCAGGACGGCATGGATGTGCAGCGTCGCGGTGCCGCAATTGCGGAAGCAGTGCTGGCGGTGCGCTGGCACGATCAGCAACTGGCCGGCCATCACGGTCACGCGCTGCCCGTCCAGCCACATTTCGGCCTCGCCCTCGCGCACCGTCAGCACCTCCTCGACGCGGGGTGCGAATGGGTCGGCGCGCCGGCGCCGGGCGCGACCCATTGCTCGAAGATACAGAGCTGCTCGGCGCCGTTAGCCGCCGAAACCGCCATGCGGGTTTCGACGCCCGGTCGCCATAGCTCCAACAGTCTCTCCTTGGGATCGTTGACTTTCCCGCAAACACACCCTTTCGTCCGCCTGACACCACGGGGCAGCAAAGCAGACGCCTTGCCTCCGTGCCAGCAAAACAACGAACCGCCAACGGACCCGCCCATGCCCCCGTCCCCGCAAAAGATTGCTCTCGTCACCGGCGCCGCGCGCGGCATCGGGCTTGCGACGGCGAAACGCTTTCTCGCCGAGGGCTGGCAAGTGGCGCTTCTCGACATCGAGGGCGAACTGCTGCGCGGCGCGGTCGCGGGCCTCGCCGACCCCGATCATACGCTGGCGCTGCATTGCGACGTCTCCGATGCCAAGGCGGTGGCGATCGCGATGGCGTCCGTGAGCGCGCGCTTCGGCCGGCTCGACGCGCTGGTCAACAATGCCGGCATCGCGGTATTCGCGCCTTTGCTCGACACCTCGGATGAAGACTGGAGTCGCATCCTGCAGGTCAACCTCACCGGGCCGTTTATCTGCACCAAGGCGGCGGCGCCCCTGATGCGCGAACATGGCGGCGGCGCGATCGTTAACATCACCTCGATCTCGGCGGTGCGCGCCTCCACGCTGCGCTCGGCCTACGGCACCAGCAAAGCCGGGCTCGCGCATCTGACCAAACAGCTCGCGGTCGAACTGGCTTCGCTGGGCATTCGCGTCAACGCGGTGGCGCCCGGCCCGGTCGAGACCGCGATGGCGAAGCAGGTGCATACGCCGGAAATCCGCGCCGATTATCACGACGCCATTCCGCTCAATCGTTACGGCCTCGAGGAGGAACTGGCGGAAGCGATCTTCTTCCTGTGCAGCGATCGTTCGAGCTACATCACTGGGCAGGTCCTCGCCGTCGACGGCGGTTTTGATGCCGCCGGCATCGGCCTGCCGACGCTGCGCGGCCATCGGCGGAACGGCTAGTTCTTCCTCGCTCTTCCCCGCGAGTGGGGCGAGGGAAACGCGGCAAGCAAAATTGCCGGTGCATAATCTGTTCTGATCGAATCAGACCCGGAGCTCCAGGCTCTTGATTTGACGTGTTTTCTTCACGCAACCCCGAATCCATTCGCTCGAAAGCGCCAGGGCGCCGTTCGCTGGCGCAGCGTGACCTTCACGTCGCCAACGCTTAGGTTGTGCGAGCGCGGCGATGGTCCGGCGCCCTGCCTAACTTCACACCGGATCGCGGGAGTGACGTGTCATGTCGGGAATGCTCATCAACTTGATTATCCAGATCGTCAGTGGCGCCATCGGCGGCAATGTCGCAGGCGGCGCAGCCAAGAACATCGATCTTGGCACGCTTGGGAATACCATCGCGGGCGCCATCGGCGGTGGTGCCGGTGGGCAGTTGCTCGGCATGCTGATTCCGCTGCTGGCCAATAGCGCCTCGACGCCTGATATCGGCAGCATCATCGGCCAAGTCGCCGGTGGCGGCGTCGCCGGTGCCGTTCTCACCGCGATCGTCGGCGCCATCAAGAACAGGGCGGCGGCCTGAACGATCCGCGATTACGCGCCTGCATAATTGGCAGCGGACATCTGCAGGAATCGCATTTGTCCGCCGGCGGCTGCGACTGTATAAACCGGTTGCTTCTTCTCATGACTTGAAGAGGCTCTTATGAACGACCTACACACGTGGCTTTCGCAACAGCACCACGGCCTGCGGACCTTCCGCACCTTTCAGCAAAAACTCGACGATCTGAGCAACGGTGCCCCCGGGCAACGCGCCATGTGC
This portion of the Bradyrhizobium sp. AZCC 2262 genome encodes:
- a CDS encoding trypsin-like peptidase domain-containing protein, translated to MNLNDLYVKIRRATAHTLVLQDGEKISEGSGFCFLPTGEVLTAAHTIAGGFPVRDGEVDSPNRRIVVRLFEQNIDMIYKPAVCPIQISFQSLSIKPLQLDIAIIVPAESSPQTKFEHLVADTNPVLLGDEMYFGGYSDEVEFPFAFDRNIDSAVEGMDAFRRQFGHGIKRLMAGPMIKHGTVGNVVLATAGFSGADLLNVTAFYLDNQIHSGASGGPIVSRQGRAKGIILSRSLTTAGQEDGANLQVPSGSTWGISLDVLKTLQKK
- a CDS encoding glutathione S-transferase family protein, with the protein product MSLTLYFHPLASYCWKALIGLYENDIPFTPNLVNLGNPAERAALVKLWGIGKFPVLRDEARNETVPESSIIVEYLDRNYRGQTRFIPDDPARALQTRLRDRFYDLYVHLPMQKIMLDRMRPVDKKDPLGVEEARAQLRISYAMIEQQMANGGWAMGEDFSLADCAAAPTLFYGSMVVPFEETQKNLAAYFERLKARPSFARVRSEAEPYFQMVPKES
- a CDS encoding cupin domain-containing protein; the protein is MREGEAEMWLDGQRVTVMAGQLLIVPAHRQHCFRNCGTATLHIHAVLASPVFEATMEGAAEIVRRWGSYVAIARESGEQSGH
- a CDS encoding SDR family NAD(P)-dependent oxidoreductase; translated protein: MPPSPQKIALVTGAARGIGLATAKRFLAEGWQVALLDIEGELLRGAVAGLADPDHTLALHCDVSDAKAVAIAMASVSARFGRLDALVNNAGIAVFAPLLDTSDEDWSRILQVNLTGPFICTKAAAPLMREHGGGAIVNITSISAVRASTLRSAYGTSKAGLAHLTKQLAVELASLGIRVNAVAPGPVETAMAKQVHTPEIRADYHDAIPLNRYGLEEELAEAIFFLCSDRSSYITGQVLAVDGGFDAAGIGLPTLRGHRRNG
- a CDS encoding winged helix-turn-helix transcriptional regulator, encoding MTDTSRSGCPINLSLEVLGDKWSLLIIRDMMFGNRRHFRELLTKSEEGISSNILADRLKTLLDEKIITREDDPTHKQKGIYSLTEQGIELLPVLAQMAAWGYKYLPVSEELGIRARLLSEGGAKMWAEFMDELRESHLGVKRRRRTGPSVGERLQAAYEKVVMKRVQP
- a CDS encoding dihydrofolate reductase family protein translates to MAKLIMWNLMTLDGFVEGPNRDISWHLDVWGEELEQLSIEQLNAAGGLLFGRVTYELMANHWPSETGEIADFMNAAPKYVFSRTVKKSDWNNTQLFSADVPETVARLKRDCTKDIFLFGSADLASHLIPHGLIDEFRIAVNPVILGGGTPLFKPGEKLRLKLIDSRPLSTGIVILRYVPSAAK
- a CDS encoding nuclear transport factor 2 family protein, which encodes MASSTRADMIRAIFAAYLASDRKFVEDALSDDFRFTSPYDDNIDKPAYFERCWKNSDWIERHELERIFVEGDEAFVTYRCVAKGGQTFRNTEFFVFDGDKVKRIDVYFGATYDNGAFVKQSPPA